The sequence ACAGCTTTATAGTTGACCCAAATGGTCGAATTGCCAAGGTTTACAAGGGTGTGGATCCAGAAGCGCACGTAGCTGATGTATTACGTGATTTAAGTCAATTGCAGCAAGAAGCCGCGCGGTCTTAATGTCGCAGCTATTATTATCGGTCGCCGGGCAAAGTTGGGTGTTAAAACGTGACAGCCGGCGTAAACGAGTCGCGTTGCGCGTTGATCCACAGGGGTGTTGGTGCTTAGCGCCCTTAGGTGTTTCGGACGCATGGCTAGCGCAGTTTATTGCCGAGCACCAGTCCTGGTGGCGTCAACAATTGAAGCAGCTTCCTGTTATAGCTGGTCTAGTACCTAACCAACTATGGCCCTATCGTAATATAGGTCGAGTCATTACGCCACAAGACTCGCCCACATCCCTCAAGCGTTGGTACTTAGAGCAAGCAGATGCTTATTTACCGCAACGCTTAGCCTATTGGGCTGATTTAATGCCGAAACAACCGCAAGGGTTGAAGATTCGTTTTTATAGCGGTCGTTGGGGTAGTTGTAACCGTCGCCAAGAGTTGCAGCTTA comes from Thiomicrospira aerophila AL3 and encodes:
- a CDS encoding M48 family metallopeptidase yields the protein MSQLLLSVAGQSWVLKRDSRRKRVALRVDPQGCWCLAPLGVSDAWLAQFIAEHQSWWRQQLKQLPVIAGLVPNQLWPYRNIGRVITPQDSPTSLKRWYLEQADAYLPQRLAYWADLMPKQPQGLKIRFYSGRWGSCNRRQELQLNWALIACPDAAIDYVIVHELAHLVHFNHSRAFWQLVEHYFPNYHQQACWLRREGHHYLTQLKSLNF